A single Botrytis cinerea B05.10 chromosome 1, complete sequence DNA region contains:
- the Bcpio10 gene encoding Bcpio10: MKASGSQTKIHYKGTKTDEDFIVFVDSEEDLKKWKGDKSIPLAQVVGLFKVFVTHKHGAQGSHDEASESQLVNEFDTKVEDDVIKTILEKGEAQHGSSMEKTGPKNDSMGPMSAH; the protein is encoded by the exons ATGAAGGCTTCAGGATCCCAAACTAAGATTCACTACAAGGGTACCAAGACCGACGAGGACTTCATTGTCTTTGTAGACTCAGAGGAAGATCTCAAGAAGTGGAAGGGAGACAAGAGCATTCCTCTTGCACAAGTTGTTGGTCTTTTCAAGGTCTTCGTTACACACAA GCACGGAGCTCAAGGTTCTCACGATGAAGCTTCAGAGTCTCAATTGGTGAACGAGTTCGATACCAAGGTTGAGGATGATGTCATCAAGACCATTCTCGAAAAGGGAGAGGCACAACACGGTTCT TCAATGGAGAAGACCGGTCCTAAGAACGATAGCATGGGACCAATGAGTGCTCATTAG